The genomic interval AGCGGAGGGCGCACGCAAAATTCAGGGCCAGACTCAAGATACTTGGTCAACGGATATTTCAGTTCGAGATAAAGGCAAGGCAGTTTGCCAGGACTTGGATGAGTTTGCCCGGCATGAATTGTGCTATCACAATCATCAACATCCGACCAACCAGTGCTCCTATATTCCAGGCCTGCTATGAATGGGACATGGTTACAGTCAAGCACTTGCTGGAAAGCGGAGAAGCCAGCGTTAATGATGTCGATCATGAAACCCGGAGAGGTTTACTCGAGGTCTGTTTACAGGACACGGTCCGGGGGGGCAGTACTTCCACAAAGGTGATTCTGAGTCACTCTGCTGATGTTGAACTGTAGCATCTTTTTAGGACCACTGAAAGTGATCAAGACAAGTCACTTCATTCACCTTTTACCAAGTTCCGAGGTGGTGCATTGCTTCGGTATCTTCTTGACAGAGGCTGCGATCCTAATGTCTTCAATGGCAGTACGGGCTTGTAAGTAAAGTCGACCATTCCATAACCGATTCCGTCGTTGGGTGTATTCTAGCAGGCCTCGCTGACAGTTTAAAGACCGGCAGTTCTGTTTGCCTTTGGGCTCGGGTTCTCGCGTTCGGTCTCGTCATTGCTTTTTCATGGTGCAGATTTAGAGTCTTTCCAATCCAGACCCGCCGATTTGATAGACGCTGTAGCGCATCAAAGGTACAAATGGCAACTCAAGCTACTGCACTCCGTGGGCTTCTCAGATTGGAACCCTACACGCCAATCATCGATGTCGTTACTACATGCCGCTGCTTACTACAACGATATTCCAatgcttctttttggcatGGGGGCCATTGGAATAGATCCGAATACTGGAGATAACTACATGACGCCGCTTCATGAGGCTAGTATGGGCAACAGTGTTCTAGCCGGCTCAATACTGCGCGAAGCTAGTGCAGATATCAACTCTGGGCATGGCGTTTGGGGTGGCACACCTTTACAACGCTGTATGGATTTCAAATCTTACGAAATGGGCCACTGGCTTCTTCAGTGTGGCGCAAATACCAACATATCTGACTCTTTGTCAAACGATGTATGGACTGGGTTTTGGGAAAGGATGATGACAAGGGTAGTAGGTCGGAACCATGACGTTTGCTTTGACTTTCTTAGAGAAGAAGCGATGCTcacccaccttcttctccatgaCTCAGACCCGCACCAGCTATTTAGGACTGTTTGGATTCAGCATTTCGATCATGGCATTGGATTCTTCAAAGCATGGTATGATTACTGTGGGCATATCCAGACCCCTGAGGTAGCAAGAGCCTGCAGCTACAGGATTCGAGGCCTCTTGTTCTACCCTTCGGGATCAGACGAGAACGGCAGTGCCCTGTGCGGCTTTCCGAAGGAAGCCATTATACAATACGAAGACGCAGAGCACACGAGAAGACCTGCAAGAACTAGTTTGTGGTGTAGCAGGGGACACATTTACCTAGCTGAAAGAGACACGCCAAATGATGTTGGTTCTGATAGGGACAGCGATTCAGATGATTCCCTGGAATCTTCTGATGACGATACGGATTCAGGCAGCGAAGATGGTGACTGTGATTGTCGAAAACAGCACCGGAGTTACAATGACAGGGACAGCGGATCAAGTCTCTGTAACTGTGATGTTGACGGGGGAGACAACCAGAATGTCCGACCAGGGATCACACTCTTTTACGATACGATATCCACACCGGAAGGTCAACTACGCATGTCTCGATTTCCGTTCGTTTGCCTGCTCACGAACGCCTTGTGTATGGCCGGCTACCGAGCGGAAATGGATGAGGACGGGGATATTTGGtacgaagatgaagatggcgataGCTATCACGATGCTCGGGAGTTTCAACCCcacgaagatgaggatgacgggcTTGCTCGTAATTGCCCGATGTGTCAAAACCCAGAGAAGTACGACTTGGGGCACATTTTCGAGGAAGcggagagagggaggagtcTTCTTTTGGAGTATAGGGCGAGAGCGAAGACGCAGAAAAGGACGTACTTCTGACGGAGGATCAGCTCGAGAATGGTGTTTTTACATGGTGCAAAGGGTCAGACAGTTGCATACCGGGGCTTCTTCTCTATCACTTTTATAGCACCGATTTCACTTCCAGCCCGCCCCCATGGAAATAACGCCATGTTTCCCGAGACACCACACCATCTGGCAGTCACTCACAGCCCAAAGAACTtcatatcctcctccccatgcACCGGCACCCCATgcccaaccccctccgcccAAATCCCCGTCAACTTCTCCCCAAACACCTGCGTGGTATACCTTCTCTCAGGCAcatccctcttctcctccagggGCGTCCCAGGGTACCCAAACACGGTCGTCCACTGCGCAATGGAGTAGTTGTAATTCGCCGGCGCAATAACATCATCCGCACTCCCATGGTAAACCTGCATCCTTGGCCTCGTCCCGTTATAACCCGGATAAGcatccaacacccacctcgcCCACTCTTCAGGTGTCAagttcatcctcccccctgaGCAGTTCCCGTTCCAGCCGGCAACGGAGTCAGTGAAGAAGCAGCCGGCTGCTACACCGGAATAGTTAATAACCGCGCTGAACAAATCAGGATACGCAGCAGCGAGGATACTCTGGTCATGATTAGCACCACATTCACAGCTCAGCTCAGGTATAGGGGTAACCTAcagccatcatcccccccgaTGACTCCCCAATAACAAACACCCGTCCCTTATCCCCGTTatacctctccaccgcccaccTCGCCATATTGGCAATCGCATGACTATCACTCCCGCCATCCCTTTTCAGCGTAGCCCTAGAGCTCACATCCCAGCAGCCGCCCTCGTTTGGTGATTCAGGGTAGACAACCACGAACTTTTTCTCGTCGGCGAGGCGTTTGTAGGGGCTGCCGTTGTAGTAGCCTTGGGCGGTGCCGGTGCAGTAGTGCACGCCGAGGAGAATAGCTGGGTtaggggggaggtttgggggggcgTAAACAAACATTTTGGCGCGGCTGGGGATAGGGGGGCCGAAGGTGGGGACCGGTTGGAGTTGGGCGGcgctgagggggaggaggggaggaggacgtggGGGGGTCTCATTTTGGGTGGATAggggtgagggtttgggaggtgggtagtgaggtttgaggttgggagggcTGTAAACGCTACCGATGAAGTGCTGTGAAAAACTCGAGAGG from Podospora pseudoanserina strain CBS 124.78 chromosome 6, whole genome shotgun sequence carries:
- a CDS encoding hypothetical protein (EggNog:ENOG503PXR6; COG:S), which produces MLNCSIFLGPLKVIKTSHFIHLLPSSEVVHCFGIFLTEAAILMSSMAVRAYLESFQSRPADLIDAVAHQRYKWQLKLLHSVGFSDWNPTRQSSMSLLHAAAYYNDIPMLLFGMGAIGIDPNTGDNYMTPLHEASMGNSVLAGSILREASADINSGHGVWGGTPLQRCMDFKSYEMGHWLLQCGANTNISDSLSNDVWTGFWERMMTRVVGRNHDVCFDFLREEAMLTHLLLHDSDPHQLFRTVWIQHFDHGIGFFKAWYDYCGHIQTPEVARACSYRIRGLLFYPSGSDENGSALCGFPKEAIIQYEDAEHTRRPARTSLWCSRGHIYLAERDTPNDVGSDRDSDSDDSLESSDDDTDSGSEDGDCDCRKQHRSYNDRDSGSSLCNCDVDGGDNQNVRPGITLFYDTISTPEGQLRMSRFPFVCLLTNALCMAGYRAEMDEDGDIWYEDEDGDSYHDAREFQPHEDEDDGLARNCPMCQNPEKYDLGHIFEEAERGRSLLLEYRARAKTQKRTYF